In Nitrospira defluvii, the genomic stretch CCTGGTAATACTGTGGAATCTGATGTGGGAGCAGCAATCCTTTGTAGACAATGGTGCTGCTGGAGAGGCTTGAAATATAGAAGTATTCCCGCCCATCGATGGCGGACTCACGCACCGCCCGTTCCACGCACTTCCGGATGACGTACAACCGACGCTCAAATTCTTCGTCGGTGAAGATCCCGCGCGCAATGAAGACCTGCCGCATGAACGGCTCAGTGCTGCGCGCAACCGGTCCAATGGCGTCGCTCTTGACCGGTACATCTCGCCAGCCGAGCAGCTTGGCGCCCGCATCCTTGATCGTGCGCGCGAAGAGCGTTTCACATTGCGTCCGGGCATCGGCATCAGGCGGCAGAAAGACCATGCCCACGCCGTACTCGCCCGCACCGGGCAACTTGATGCCGCTGTCCTTGGCGGCACGCTTGAAGAACTCATGCGGCACTTGAAGCAGGATGCCGGCGCCATCACCGGTGCAAGGATCGCAACCTTGCGCCCCGCGATGGGTCAACGCCTCCAGTACTTGCAGGCCCTGCTCGACGATCCGATGCGAACGCTGGCCCTTGATATCGACGACAAACCCGACTCCACACGCGTCCTTCTCGTGCTGCGGATCATAGAGCCCTTGTTTGGGAGGAAGCCCTGGTACATTCATGGCACGTATTCTCGTCAAAAAGGCAGGCAATTAACCGGGGAACAGACTCCCCTCTCGGGGACGTTGAAGCTGTCGCACGACCACGGTGACTGCTACCATCATAATGGGGAAATAAGCGAGGGGTCACCTTACTGGATGGGCCGTGAAACTGTCAAGAGAACGGCAAGGCAATCTGCCTCGGACGGAGGCCGACCAGTGCTTGACTTAATGGAGTTTCCTGCCCTACTATCCGCCCCATGTCGAACGGACCGACCACCCTGACACTCCACAGCATGGCTGATGTCTGGGATGTGTATCGTGAAGAGCTCGAGGGGGTCGAGGACCAGATCCGGAAGAACCTCGACTCCAGCGTCGCCTTGGTCAACACAGTCGCCGCGCATATTCTGAACAGCGGCGGCAAACGGGTCCGCCCCCTCTTTGTGCTCCTCAGTGCTCACCTCTGCGGATACGCCGGGCAGGACCATCAAGCACTCGGTAGCCTGGTTGAATTCATCCACACCGCCACTCTGTTGCACGACGACGTCGTCGATGACGCCGACCTGCGACGAGGCCGCCGTACCGCGAGCAAAGTCTGGGGCAATCAAATCAGCATTCTGGTCGGTGACTATCTCTATTCCCGCGCGATCTGCCAGATCGTCGATTTCCGCAACCAGGGCATCAACGAAGCATTGTCGGAAGCCTGTCGGAAAATGGCCGAGGGCGAGGTCTTGCAACTCTATTACAACGGCAATCCGCTGATGCCGGAGCCCGAATATCTTCGCATCATCGAGCACAAGACCGCCGGGTTGATTGCCGCATCCTGCAAGATCGGCGCGATCGTCGCCGGAGCCACGGAAGAGTTACAGGAGGCGCTGTTCCGGTTCGGGCAGCGGCTGGGCATCGCATTCCAACTGGCGGACGACACGCTGGACTATACCGCCAACGGTGAGCATCTGGGCAAAACACTTGGGCAGGACCTTCGACAAGGCAAAGCGACACTGCCGTTGTTGCACCTCTTGCAACACTGCTCCGAGCCGGATCGGCAGCTGATTAAAGACCGCATGGAAACCAGGACCTTGACCGACGAGGAACTCCGCCGCATCGTGGCCTTGATGCAGGAGTATGGGTCCATCGCCTACGCCATGGAACGGGCACACGCATTTGTCGCCGCCGCCAAACGCGATCTCGAGCTGTTCCACGACAACACCGCCAAGCGCGCCCTGTCCATCGCCGCCGATTACATGGTGACTCGCGACCGCTGAGTTGCCGCCGGCTGGATTCACAACGCTCACGCTCTGCTGACCGTACAAGCCGTTCGGCGCTGGTGTCCATTCGCCGCTGGCGGATGGCAAGAGGATGTGGACACCCCTACGCTCGACAGCCTGTTGTTTGTACCGCGTTCACGCGAGAAAAGGATAGGAACCCGTATGGCACACATCATCCCCTTTCACGGCACCCTCTATAACCCAGCGACGGTCGGCGACGTCCGCCAGGTGGTCGCACCGCCCTATGACATCATCGACAACGCCTTGCAGAAAACGTTGCACGATCGCCACCCCAACAACGTCATTCGCCTGGAACTCGGCTACGAGCAGGCTGGAGACACGGCCACCAACAACAAATACACCCGTGCAGCGGGAGCGCTGAAAGACTGGTTGAAGACCGGGGCTCTGCGCAAGGATTCCCAGCCCGCGATCTATTACCACACGATCGAATACCAGCCGCCCTATTCAGCTCCCGGCACGCCCACGAAGGTGTTCAAGGGATTTCTGTCGACGGTCGAGCTCGAAGAATTCGGATCGGGGAAGATCTACCCGCATGAAAACACGCGCGCGGCGGCGAAAACGGATCGGCTCAATCTCTTGGAAGCCTGCCGCGCCAACTTCAGCGCCATTATCTCGCTGTATTCCGATCCGCAGAATGACGTGCTCGCCCTGATCGAACAGGCCATCGCCACGGACAAACCCCGGATCGATTTTCAGGACGACGTGGGCTTCCGGCAGCGACTCTGGAGCGTGACCGACCCCAATGTACTCGCGAAGGTCGTCGAGATCATGCACACGAAACAGCTGTTCATCGCCGACGGCCACCATCGCTACGAAACGGCGCTGAACTATCGCCGCGCCAGGCGGCAACAGGCCGGGGCCCCGACGTCACCGCAGCCGTACGACAGTGTCCTGATGCTGTTTGCCAGCCTCGAGGACAAGGGGTTGACGGTGTTGCCGACGCATCGGGTATTGACCACGTCGATGCCCGCGCCCGCAGAATTGCTGCGTACCTTGGATCCGGTGTTCGAAGTCACCGCCCTGCCGTTTCAAGCCGGCAATGAGGCCCAGGTGCGAGGACAATTCATCGAAACCCTGCGTAGCCGCGGCCAGTCCGTACCGATGTTCGGCCTCGCCCTCAAGAATGATCCACAGTATTACCTGTTGACCCTGAGGGCCGCGCATCGCCCCACAGCATCGACCTCACCGCGTGATCGCCTCGACGTCTCCCTGCTTCAGCAGCATGTCGTCTCCACCCTCTGCCCCACGCAGCAGGCGCAGGAAGCGATGCTCTATTCGAAAGACGACCACGAAGCCTTGAATTGGGTGCGACAGGGAACCGGCACAGCTGCGTTACTCTTAAATCCAACCAAGGTTGCGGAAGTGAAGGCCGTCGCCTCGGCAGGTGAGCGCATGCCCCATAAATCGACCTATTTCTTTCCCAAACCGCTGACCGGACTGGTCATGAATGTCATGGAAGGCTAGCTAGCAAGCGACCGTCAGTTCCGTCGAGCGTGGCACGATGACGAAGGCCAAAGTACTCATAGTCGATGACGATCAGGACATCGTGACGATGTTGCAGGATCGCCTCGACGCCGGCGGGTATAAAACCCTGACGGCCTCTGATGGCCAACGTGGCCTCGAGCTCATCGAACAGGAATCTCCCAACCTGGTCCTGCTGGACCTCTACTTGCCTCGGCTCAAAGGCATGGATGTGCTCAAGCGCATGGCCCAGAACAAGCAATGCGAGGACATTCCGGTCATCGTCATGACGGCCGCGGGCACGATTCCCGACGCCGTCGAAGCCATGCGCCATGGGGCCTACGACTTTCTGACAAAGCCGCTGGAGAAAGACCATCTCCTGATCGTCATTCAGAAGGCGCTGGAACGGGACTCGCTGAAGCGGCAGGTGGCCGCGCTCAAATCGGACATCCAAAACCGCTATGCCACCATCGTGGGAGACAGTGCGAAGATCAGGAGCATCATCGAATCGGCCCAGCGTGCAGCCAAATCGGATGCCAGCATTCTCCTGCTCGGAGAAAGCGGTACCGGCAAGGAACTCTTTGCACGATCCATCCACCAATGGAGCCCGCGCCAAAGCATGCCGATGGTCGTCATCAATTGTGTGGCGCTCACGGAAACATTGCTGGAGAACGAACTCTTCGGCCACGAGCGAGGCGCATTCACGAGTGCCGACCGCCTTCAAAAGGGCAAGCTTGAAATGGCCGACGGCGGGACCGTGTTCTTGGACGAGATCGGTGACATGCCGTTACCCTTGCAGGCCAAACTCCTGCGCGTGCTCCAGGACAAGGAATTCCAGCGCGTCGGCGGCACACGGTCCATCTCAGTCAACATCCGGTTTGTGGCCGCAACGAACAAGGATTTACGACAGGCCGTGAAGGCGGGGCAATTCAGGGAGGATCTGTTCTTCCGGCTCAATGTCGTTAGCTTTACGCTGCCGCCGTTGCGGGAACGCAGTGAAGATATCGTGGGACTCGCGGAATTTTTCCTTAAGCGGCATGCCTACGAGGCCAAACGCCCCGGCGTGATGCTGAGCGCGGCAGCCAGGGCCGCCCTCACTCACTACTCCTGGCCCGGCAACATTCGTGAGCTCGACAACGTGTTATCACGCGCCGTTGTGCTCAGCCCTGGGGATGTGATTGAGCCGGAATTTCTGGGACTCTCCAGCGAAGACGCGGGATCAATGAGAGCGGGAGACCCTGCCCTGCCCTACCTGAACCTGACCTACCATGAATCCATGGAAGCCCATAGCGCCTATATCATCGACCGGGCGCTGGAAAAGGCGGCGGGCAATCAAACGAAAGCGGCGGAATTCCTCGACTTGCAACGCACCTACCTTGCACGCCTGATCAAGCAGCGCAAAGCCACTCCCGACGAGTAACCAGGGCGGACGCTGAAACAGCCGGCCAGCTTCGTTCTCGCAAGACACTGACGCCTCGCCTCCTGACAGTGCTGCGGCCTTGCTGGAAGGCCGTTTTGACCATCCTGTACAGACGCACACCATCGCGCAGTCCGGACATCTAGTCCGGAAATCTCTGCAATTGCTTTCATCAAGATTCTCGGCTTAATCCCCGGCTGAGCGAGCCGCCAGACTGATCCGCCCCGCCGCCGCATCCCGCTCAACTTGCGCATACCGTTCCGGCGTTCCGACATCACTCCAGAATCCGTCGAAATCGAATCCCACGATCCGCTCCCCGTCTTGAATGCCTTTGACGTAGGCGTCGATGATCGAACATTCTTTAGCGACCGGCAGGTACCGCAGGAGACGTGGATGGAGAATGTGGATACCCGCAAACATACGTGCCGCCGTGACGGTTGGCGCCGAGAGTCCGCGGCCCGTGATCCGGACGACCTCGGCACGATCCGCCACCTCGACTAAGCCCCAACGGGCCGCGTCAGGATCCTGCCGCAACACCAACGTCGCCGCCGCTGCATGCTCACGGTGGAAGGCCATCACGGCGCCGAGATCCAGCTCAAACAGCGTATCGCCGTTCAGCACCAACACCGGCTCGCCTTTGAAATGCGGTTCTGCCTGCTTGATCCCGCCGCCGGTACCCAAGATCACCGGCTCGTAGGAATAGATGAGGTGCATACCGAGCGCTGCGCCGTCCCCCAGCGCTTGCGAAATCATCGTGCCGAGATGATGGAGGTTGATGACGACGTCCCGGATGCCGTGGCGCTTCAGCAGGAGCAAATTCCAGACAATCATCGGCGTCCCGGCGACCGGGAGGAGCGGCTTCGGCGTGACATCGGTGAGCGGCCGTAAACGAGTGCCGAGGCCCGCGGCGAGGATCATGGCCTTCATAAAAAGTCTTGAGTGGTGAGTGTTGAATGCTGAGTGTGGAATTCACAATTCTTGGAGCGCAACTCCAGACTCATAACTCAACACTCATCACTCGCAGTTGAGCGCTACTGCAGTTCAGCCACGTAGGGCACCAGGTGTCGACGCAATGTCGCCAACTCGGGATACTTCGAGAGATTACGCCTGACATATCCCAAGACCCGCGGAATATCGGCAAGAAATTTTGGATTATGTTTGACCTGGTCGATGTAGACAAACCGGCCGGCGGCTTTGAGATTGCGTTGGATACTGGTGAAATCGAAGAGACGACGAAACGCGGGGCGATCGGCGATCTTCACCCCTTGCGCGGCCAAACCATCAAGAAAATGCTCGATGAGCGCATCCACCAGCGTTTCGTCCAACTCGATGTATGCATCCTTGAGCAACGACGCCAGATCGTATGTCGCCGGGCCCATGAGCGCATCCTGAAAATCGATGATGCCGATGCGCGCGCCGTCCACCATGAGATTACGCGAGTGATAATCACGATGGACCAACACCTGCGGCTGTCCGGCCAACAACTCGGCAATGCGCTGGAATTCGGCACGAATCGCCGCGTCGTCCTCAGCCTTCATCGGCCGGCCGATACGGGCCGTGATTCCATACTCTAGGAAGTGATCGAACTCCCACATCAACAGCGGCACGTCGAAGCGCCGGTGAAACGCGATACAGCCCGGTGCCGGCGGGGTCGTGCCCTTCACTTGCAACAGCACCAATTGATCGATCGCCTGGCGATAGAGCGCGTCCAGCCTGGCGGGCTCGGCACCACGACAGGCTTCAGCCAGCGTCAGGTCGCCGAAGTCCTCCAAATACAACAGCCCGGCCTCCCGATCATAATAATGTAACTGTGGTACTGTGACGCCGGTACGCTGCAGATGGGTCAGGACATTGGTGAACGGCAGTTCGGCAATCTGGGCCGAGGCTCCACTGACGGCTTCTTCTGATTTCTTGAACCCTTCCGGATCGGCCAACTGCATCAGAATCAATGCGGAGGGGCTGCCCTTCAGAGCGATCCGGAAATACCGGCGATTGGAGGCATCGCCGGCCAATGGACTCAGCCCGGCCAGTTCACCGCGAAACGGCAACTGGGTCGCGACGGTCTTGGCGATGCGTGTGGAATCCGGAGGCGCGAGCGGTGCCGCTGGTGCGGCTGGTTGTGTTGTCGTCATACGATCGGCATTATAACCAAACCCTTCCGAACTGCCAGCAGAAACTCACCTGCTGCAGCTGCCACCACGCCACGCGCTCTCAGGACACAACTCGAACGGTTGTCAGCCTTCACCCAAGCCGCTATGCTGACGCATTCAGCAAGGAGGCTCTATGCAGTATGTTCACCTGGGCCGCTCCGGTCTGCGCGTCAGTCGGTTGTGCCTCGGCACGATGAACTTCGGTCCGCACACATCTGAACCCGAGAGTTTTCAGATCATGGATCGAGCGCTCGAACTCGGCATCAACTTTTTTGACAGCGCCAATGTCTACGGATGGAAAGTCGGCGAAGGGGTCACCGAACAGATCGTCGGACGCTGGCTCGCCCAAGGCGGCGGGCGGCGCGAGAAAGTCGTGTTGGCCACTAAGGTCTACGGGCGCATGGGCGACTGGCCGAACCACTCGCGACTCTCGGCCCTGCACATCAAACGCGCCTGCGAAGAGAGCCTTCGGCGGCTCCGCACGGATCACCTCGACTTGTATCAGATGCACCACATCGATCGTGAGTGCCCCTGGGAGGAAATCTGGCAAGTGATGGAACAGCTGTGTCGAGAGGGCAAGGTCCTGTACATCGGGAGCAGCAATTTCGCCGGGTGGCACATCGCGCAGGCGCAGGAACTGGCCAAATCGCGGCACTTCCTTGGCCTCATCTCCGAACAGAGCCTTTATAATCTTCTCGAACGAACCGTTGAGCTGGAGGTATTGCCTGCCTGCCAAGCCTATGGGATCGGCATCATCCCCTGGAGCCCCCTTGCGCGAGGGTTGCTCGGCGGCGTCCTGGACGCACCCACGACCGGGCGCCGGGCCGACGAGGACGTACGCCAGGACATGGCGACGCACCGACCAACACTCGAGGCCTATGAGCAGTTCTGCCGGCGACACCAATGGGCACCCGCAGCTGTGGCGCTGGCCTGGCTGCTGCATCAACCGGCGGTCACGTCGCCGATCATCGGCCCGCGCACCATGGAACAGCTGACCAGCGCCGTCACAAGCCTGGACCTTTCGCTCAGCACAGAACAACGTCAGGAGTTAGAGCAGATGTTCCCCGGGCCCGGCGGCGCAGCTCCGGAAGCCTATGCCTGGTAGGCATCTGTCGTCGACCGCACAGGCGGAAAAAATTGCCGCCACTCGTGCCGATAGTTTGTCACTATCTCACCCAGCAACGCTCCGCTCGCTCCTCCCTCGCAGGCATCCTGTTTGCGTCCATTCGGTCGCGCTCCACCCACCACCCTTGACGAGCAGGAGGTCCCCATGTCGCCACACCTCACTCACGCAAAGCCAGGCGAGGGGATATCGCCGCCTCCTCTGCGACGAAGCTCACCGCCCTGACCTGTTCACACTGTCAAGGACACCTTGTTGCCGACCTGTATTTTGACACGGTCGATGCCGGAGGCCATGTGTGGATTCGTGTGCGTCGATGCGTCAGATGTGGCACCATCGAGGAGGCAGGACGCGTAGGGCTGGCGTCTCATACGCATGCAGGCAAGAGCATCCGAAAACAGGACACATTGCGGAAGGGACTGGATGATGAAATGATCGTGCTAGGCACGTGATTGCTGCACAGCGCTCGCCCGCCTATATCGTTCCAGCAACGACCACCCCCACGCCCCCACGGTGCCGCCCACCGTATCAGCAACGAGATCGAAAAGATCCGCTTCGCGAAACGGCACAAACAATTGATGTGTCTCATCACTGAGGCCGTAGAAGGCTGCGCCAAGTGCCGCCGCCGGCAGCGCATGCCGCGACAGCCATTCCCCCGAGGCGTGTCGGCAGGCACGGTAGAGCAATCCCCCCAGCACCGCATATTCGCAGAAGTGGAGGATCTTGTCGGAAAACTTTTGCAGGACCGAGGAGATGGCTTCGGGCGGGCTCGACAGGGACGAGCCGAAAAAAATGAGCCCCGCATAGAGGAGCACCGGGCCCCAATGCTGTAAGATGGAAAGCGGCGTCACGAGGCTCCCTGTCCGGAGACCGGTTGAGAGGATCTGATCAGAAGCCATTGTCAGGTGTTCTCTCAGTCAGAGGCTGATTCGTTTTGGCACAACCATTGTTCGCGGGAGGCCCTGCGCCGAAACTTTGGGATCCTGCCGTTTCGTTGCAACCCTCCTACCCCTATGACATACTGCCCGTGAGTCTGCAAGAAACTTCCCGATGAAAACCATTCAGCTCTGCTTTCTCTGGCATATGCACCAGCCGTACTACACGGACCCGCTCACGGGGTCTGCGAGTATGCCCTGGGTCCGCCTGCATGCGACGAAGGCCTATTACGATATGGCGTTCCTGCTCGATCGCTTTCCGCAGGCGCGCTCGACCTTCAACTTCACCCCGTCACTCCTCCTGCAACTGGAAGAGTTCTCCGCCGGTCGGGTACGAGATCTCTTCCTCGAATATGCCCAGCGTCCGGCGACCGACCTCACGCCGACGGAGAAAGCATTTCTCATCCGCCACTTCTTTTCAGCCAACTGGGCCACGATGGTCCGACCCTTTCCCCGCTACCAGGAACTCCTGGTGAAACGCGGCCTCGATGTCCATGGGCAAGACTTAGAGCGTCTGGCGAAGCAATTTTCCACCCAGGACTTCCTCGACCTGCAGGTATGGCACAACCTGGCCTGGTTCGGATACGGCAGCCTGGAGCGATTCCCGCGCCTGGCTGAACTGCGCGCGAAAAATCGTGGATTCACGGAAGAGGACAAGCAGGAAGTGCTGGCGCTGCAACAAACGGCCATCAGGCAAATCGTCCCGATGTATCGCGCGCTGCAGGACCGGGAACAGATCGAACTGACCACCACCCCGTTCTTTCATCCGATTCTTCCCCTGGTCATCGATTCGGAATTCACCCGCCGCGCCAGACCGGACCTTCCCCTCCCGGCACGGTTCCATGCGCCGGCCGATGCGGAAGCCCAAGTCCGGAGGGCCGTCGAATATCATACTCACACGTTCGGTCGAGCCCCGGTCGGGCTCTGGCCGTCGGAAGGATCGGTTTGCCCGGAAGTGTTGCCGATGGTGAGCAAAGCGGGCATCCGCTGGCTGGCGACGGACGAAGGCATTCTCTACCGCTCGCTGCAGATGGCAGGTCAAGCGTGGAACCGCCACTACCACCTCTACCAACCCTACCGGGTCGGCACAGATGCACAGCCCCTCTCAATGCTGTTTCGCGACCGCGAAATCTCGGATGCCTTCGGCTTCATCTACCACAAGACCACACCCGAATCCGCCGCCGACGATGTGCTGCGCCGGATTCGCAGCCTGGCCTTCGATATTCCGCTGGAGCACGGCATCATCGGAGTGATTCTCGACGGGGAAAATCCCTGGGAGCATTACCATGATGGAGGCGAACGATTCCTCTCGCTGCTGTTTCAGGCGTTTGAAGGGGATGGCCTGCACATCGGCCAGGGTATCCGGGTCCGCTTGAACACCGTCGCGCGCGCTCTGGAAACCGCCCCGCCGAGCCAACACCTGGACCAGCTCCATTCCGGCTCCTGGATCAATCAGGACTTCAAGATCTGGATCGGCCACCAGGAAGACAATCGCGGTTGGGACCTACTGCAGCATACGCGGGCCCGGCTGGTCGAGCTGACTCCCTCTCTCCCTCCCGATCGAGCACGCGCCGCCTGGGACGAGCTGTATGCCGCGGAAGGGAGCGACTGGTTCTGGTGGTACGGCGACGACTTCGACACGGACTACAAACAGGAATTCGACCGTCTATTCCGCACTCACCTGCGGAATGTCTGGACCTATGCCGGCATGACCCCTCCGGAAATTTTGAATCAGCCGCTGGTTGAGGCCCGCACCCCGCAAGGGTTGGACCTGGTGCACCAACCATTAGCCTTCATCACCCCAACATTGGACGGCATGGCCTCGAATTTTTTCGAATGGCGCGGGGCGGGCAGCATCAATCCCACACCTCCGCTGGGAGCGATGTGGAAATCCGAAGGGCTGTTCTCCGCGATTTTTTTTGGGTTCGACCGCGAGCACCTCTACCTTCGGCTGGATCTTGATGACGCATCGGCCCCACGCCAGGAGCAGTGCACGGCAGACTTGTACATCGGGTCGGGAATCCAGCAATATCGCCTGTCATTTCCCCTATCGGCCGTCGGTACCGAGACGTTTCTGCTTGCACGGGCAGACGAGTCCGGCGTCTACCGCGACGTCGGGTCGTATAGTACGATCTGCCGACGGAAGATTTTGGAACTGGGCGTGCCGTTCAAAGACCTGGAGATCGAGGTCGGCACGGAATTACGATTGACGCTCACCGTATCGGAGCATGGAATGGAAATCGGACGATATCCCCATCATGGCCCGGCGACCTTCAATCGACCGGACGACGACTTTGCCTCGACCATGTGGCGCGTCTAGACAATCTGTTGATGGAATAGTCGAGTGACTGTGCCGCCGGTCTTACGCGACAGACACGCGTCGAAACGCACACTCATCATAGTGAACCTGAGGAGACGACATGCCTGAGTTACGCAGAGACCCGATTGTCGGTCGGTGGGTGATCATCTCAACCGAGCGAAGTGGGCGCCCGCAAGATGTGCACATGCCCTCCGCACCCCTGCCGTCAGCCGCCCTCTGCCCGTTTTGTCCTGGCCAGGAACGTCTCACTCCGCGGGAAATCCTCGCCTACCGGCCGCATGCGTCCGAGCCGGACGGCCCCAATTGGACCGTGCGCGTCATCCCCAACAAATTCCCCGCCCTGCATGTCGAGGGAGACATGGGTCGCGAAGGGCTCGGGCTGTATGATCGCATGAACGGTATCGGTGCCCACGAAGTCATCATCGAAACCCCCACCCACAAGGAACACCTTGCCGACCTGCCGACCAAGCGCGTGGAGGACGTGCTCTGGGCATACCGCGACCGCATCTTGGATCTCAAAAAAGATTTGCGGTTGCGTTACATCCTGATCTTTAAAAACCATGGGGCAGCAGCGGGCGCCACACTGGAGCACAGCCATTCACAACTGATCGCCCTTCCCGTCGTCCCGACCAGCGTGTTGGACGAAATCAACGGCTGCCGGCAACACTTCCAGCAGAAGGAACGCTGCATTTATTGCGATATCCTGCGACAGGAGTCTTCGGAGGGAGCACGGGTCGTTCTGGAAAATCCGGAATTCCTCTGCATCACGCCCTACGCCGCGCGATTTCCCTTTGAAATGTGGATCCTTCCGAAACGCCATGCGGGATACTTCGAGGAATGCCAACGCACCCAGTTCGAATTTCTCGCCCCGATTCTCGGGGAATCGCTACGGCGGATGGATACGGTCCTTGCGCACCCGGCGTATAACTTTATCCTGCACAGCTCTCCCCTGCATGAAAAGACCGGAGACTTTTATCACTGGCATCTTGAGATCATTCCCAAACTGACTCAGGTCGCCGGATTCGAGTGGGGTACGGGATTCTACATCAATCCTGTCTCACCGGAGGAAGCCGCCAAATGCCTGAGGGAAGCCAT encodes the following:
- the galT gene encoding galactose-1-phosphate uridylyltransferase, with translation MPELRRDPIVGRWVIISTERSGRPQDVHMPSAPLPSAALCPFCPGQERLTPREILAYRPHASEPDGPNWTVRVIPNKFPALHVEGDMGREGLGLYDRMNGIGAHEVIIETPTHKEHLADLPTKRVEDVLWAYRDRILDLKKDLRLRYILIFKNHGAAAGATLEHSHSQLIALPVVPTSVLDEINGCRQHFQQKERCIYCDILRQESSEGARVVLENPEFLCITPYAARFPFEMWILPKRHAGYFEECQRTQFEFLAPILGESLRRMDTVLAHPAYNFILHSSPLHEKTGDFYHWHLEIIPKLTQVAGFEWGTGFYINPVSPEEAAKCLREAIL